One window of the Leishmania panamensis strain MHOM/PA/94/PSC-1 chromosome 16 sequence genome contains the following:
- a CDS encoding hypothetical protein (TriTrypDB/GeneDB-style sysID: LpmP.16.1230), giving the protein MGCKASTVRNSESSHDSRTASPGVSSSPNTNASTRYMPKNLTSTSPYRSNRKEDNGEANGSYTRDGGLSHTQYVDAQDDDPFATLSQEMVNQSDSDLTRCVFPTGKRWGDMPGLPCHSLDPAFPRVAEDVVRGNDHTAVAHQRKGTAESHFDPLPIPNVAQLQECAGTRVANSSLPSRTITVDSRDCSAIFRAGIDVHDKTDSVQAAKEYQQHVQARRSTEAAHTKRRQLEEFDPVRPVDSFNVTHRGLLGRCWDRRAPELALISFAYAMEAALQAAEETHLGRTTTSPPPGAETERDEHPFASPRVPLTPLSHTTGHLPGVAGSRGPSQAMPGSPRGCSLGGRRVPRRSHWFSVSCDTTYPPAKGSDLGNEAGMTVSSFYMSSGVASPIMTWPCPSGSRLPLSASLPALNWAGIAPLRSKSKPFMATEASSPVIYGGTTEGLSDEEDGGTAQPRQPLTPEQISALSMEKRGQYYNDFLARDPRFMGIKDCFAFRLADGVGEDPSTKFLRKRNLEPAPGVVARQWNRVEFVHPTLHTLIRAVAMTHGMTLNASQLEMLQRQAGGAMAEMPSRASFSQYLLSHTENRSFSRGGGSLNTSFLSQPDKPQSTSDTPGSYTNNSLLSPPRSYNHHPGKSGRSKADLFAATRFPEDSILSLALGIPRSRLPQLMGASLPPQLGTVSRSNSSPALAAAPNVSRDGDGGPAAYPGLSGTPHGSFACAGSDGSVLVALSVSSFSVSIDPLRWQENCYIRYPVNMNASNKASRHACGEGIVTDIMYGGVMFVEASSATAAKELQTLLASMTWTEGRTLDGVVGDVRKHLIALHGNRSKLRQATAPPRRTTAETETAFDAGTQTRHGSGVQQQQQQQAEEEKSHQYRICRRIGGRPMRDAVELQEISYFFDDFEVREECVTLSLPIQPVDATAARGAAVGPGGSTDRPAIFESRHTCNGSSLVADPDVSRPFSCVASVWVKLPVIAAVLRTWGLHLLSNPEFAQPTALFLQRYAGIAPALQPTVLGSFCNDGDTPSEEVDDDVDYLFFESGDASFTAPPAAADEATHPQPAPRIPEFNRFYASMPSTSSSTTGDPHASHPSTEARVQRRQSEDRDVPHVSCSPAKMHKSSSTALDVHDASGAVAEKQSLKKPSEETHDSLGLKNHSQDTLKDEAMHLADSVNSCWTVPGGTSGGGRQHSSVSSSIDTQDNKHVVARPSGAARESSKRTLRTSRCRSGSNKAGRKRAANLRSVSTYPVTQCNSPHSPGTGTRPQSRRNDPDGERGSQSSASSCSSPSSPTVTKEGTNDYQGNLSSLLTSCCNTPCLHGNPSPQSAYQKLLGKRLRGSTGAPSPSSPAESGKKAIVSHVPTTPLLTEAGRFAMPLSLRALNAEEELAPIAVTRAESSPMATTVSPASTATAVASGKAAGRHVSKVSLYSSHSPKEPQTCLTTANSSGNNGSAETPSAHAGKTTVTPSTELKTVARAAVKVPAKRLPPRKGGRVATRARTTATLTATTTKGVTSAEPPVIMTTKLKGAMTTSTRGKVARAGKMEPVLVKQAQTSVTHSVATVEPAYQLLLSPVTSLSTREIVVNSAKASSGLHATEDEEEELWRMVMLEVKAQQQELEDLRQACRDAEDVGKQRQDMLRLLNRILLPHTSPQELDCVLLYLRTALYEPEDIPHGRLFLPQPSWLPMLAAIWTAPANRIRTVEIAAELTWLDIPRLGLVAGLLYHQYASGPLEELIIRADKLLGSPQETAMLPKNYSSDADLVDDTAVRPKKFRLLTGRFRKSRRSTGKGNSAGVDRSSNSTLHFTTELDQVTSGFPPGCPPFIITPEEARDTLWLLLCSVAANTTAPTFRMVLRGLPAGEVSGAGRVRHHAKARTPSTRLASLFSGAAARFRHEDGDTQLLLKSRSMLLDNFVVCPGSPLLTGRDAHSHVRQSDSSGVGANVTHNSTAYDEGQLCYTNGSVRLDEDETAASSSISAQRTGNVSLQNSPVLAMSLTTATMGGIGEAACLPDQHGCDPNNTFTAVRPIVTPTQCTGEMSAGVVNGGGSDGFIRAVEAVQTHQHSVQLHRAWMRNGNCVEERPFYQLLVHRRGAAEGTTAAAQNDPNGAASKPTLWSAYPNIPCHHPPHSGTRFDGEPDGQQSLQEAVSQSATLATATSEAPSQQRQSSPSPSPPHHFPCSDFVHGLRTAADEQVALQSEAAALRERAGDIWEALRKSVKHHNELQMETHQKTMKRNGGSGSPSSPPPPPVRQIVLEY; this is encoded by the coding sequence ATGGGGTGCAAAGCGTCTACGGTGCGCAACAGCGAGTCGTCTCACGATAGCAGGACAGCGTCACCCGgagtctcctcctcccccaacaCCAATGCGTCCACGCGCTACATGCCGAAGAACTTGACCTCGACGTCGCCGTACCGCAGCAACCGAAAAGAAGACAATGGCGAGGCCAACGGTAGCTATACCAGGGATGGGGGGCTCAGTCACACGCAGTACGTGGACGCGCAGGACGACGACCCCTTCGCGACGCTATCGCAGGAGATGGTAAATCAGAGCGACAGCGATCTCACCCGGTGCGTCTTCCCCACCGGCAAACGCTGGGGAGACATGCCCGGTCTTCCGTGCCACTCGTTAGACCCCGCCTTTCCGCGCGTAGCAGAGGACGTTGTCAGGGGTAACGACCACACGGCCGTAGCACACCAGCGCAAGGGGACAGCTGAGAGCCACTTTGACCCTTTACCGATACCGaacgtggcgcagctgcaggagtgcGCGGGTACCCGGGTAGCGAACAGCAGCCTGCCATCGCGCACCATCACAGTCGACAGCAGAgactgcagcgccatcttTCGGGCGGGGATTGACGTGCACGATAAGACAGACTCAGTACAGGCGGCAAAGGAATAtcagcagcacgtgcaggCCAGGCGGTCCACCGAAGCCGCGCACACGAAGCGGCGTCAACTAGAGGAGTTTGATCCCGTGCGGCCGGTGGACAGCTTCAATGTGACGCACCGTGGCTTGCTTGGGCGCTGCTGGGACCGACGTGCACCGGAGCTGGCTCTGATCTCCTTCGCTTACGCCatggaagcggcgctgcaggctgcCGAGGAGACGCATCTAGGTAGGACTACCACCTCACCCCCGCCCGGGGCAGAGACCGAGAGAGACGAGCACCCGTTTGCCTCACCACGCGTCCCTCTAACACCGCTGAGCCACACCACTGGACACCTCCCCGGTGTCGCGGGAAGCAGAGGGCCATCGCAAGCGATGCCGGGGTCGCCGCGCGGTTGTAGCTTGGGCGGGCGTCGTGTGCCACGCCGCTCGCACTGGTTCAGCGTCAGCTGCGACACAACGTACCCCCCTGCCAAGGGCAGCGATCTGGGCAACGAAGCGGGCATGACGGTGTCCTCCTTTTAtatgagcagcggcgtcgcgtCCCCGATCATGACATGGCCCTGTCCGAGCGGCTCAAGGCTTCCGCTGTCAGCCTCGTTACCTGCGCTGAACTGGGCTGGTATCGCTCCACTGAGAAGCAAATCGAAGCCCTTCATGGCCACAGAAGCCTCCTCACCAGTAATATacggcggcaccaccgaGGGCTTAtccgacgaggaggacggcggcaccgcgcaGCCGCGTCAGCCTCTAACACCGGAGCAGATCTCCGCGCTGTCAATGGAGAAGCGCGGGCAGTACTACAACGACTTCCTCGCCCGAGACCCGCGTTTCATGGGGATCAAGGACTGTTTCGCCTTCCGCCTTGCGGATGGCGTCGGCGAGGACCCGAGCACCAAGTTTCTGCGCAAGCGTAACCTGGAGCCGGCACCTGGGGTGGTGGCCAGGCAGTGGAACCGAGTTGAGTTCGTCCACCCTACTCTGCACACGCTTATCCGTGCCGTGGCCATGACGCACGGCATGACGCTCAACGCAAGCCAGCTGgagatgctgcagcggcaggcgggCGGCGCCATGGCTGAGATGCCGTCGCGGGCCTCTTTCAGTCAGTACCTTCTGTCTCACACTGAGAACCGCAGCTTCtcgcgtggcggcggcagcctcAACACGTCCTTCCTGTCTCAGCCAGACAAGCCGCAAAGCACCAGCGACACCCCTGGCAGCTACACTAACAACTCTTTACTGAGTCCACCACGCAGCTACAACCATCATCCCGGGAAGAGCGGCAGAAGCAAGGCCGACCTCTTTGCGGCTACGAGGTTCCCAGAGGACAGCATCTTGTCCCTCGCGCTCGGTATTCCTAGGTCGCGTCTGCCACAGCTAATGGGAGCGTCACTGCCGCCCCAGCTGGGTACCGTCAGTCGCTCAAATAGCTCCCCAGCATTAGCAGCTGCTCCGAATGTCTCTCGGGACGGTGACGGTGGGCCAGCTGCATATCCAGGCCTCTCCGGCACGCCGCATGGCTCTTTCGCCTGTGCTGGGTCGGACGGAAGTGTACTGGTCGCCCTTAGCGTGAGCAGCTTTAGCGTCTCGATCGACCCCCTCCGCTGGCAAGAAAACTGCTACATACGGTATCCTGTCAACATGAACGCCTCCAATAAGGCGTCCCGGCACGCCTGCGGCGAGGGTATCGTGACGGACATCATGTACGGCGGTGTCATGTTTGTGGAGGCCTCGTCGGCCACGGCGGCAAAGGAActgcagacgctgctggccaGCATGACGTGGACGGAGGGCCGCACTTTGGATGGCGTCGTTGGTGACGTGCGCAAGCACCTGATAGCCTTACACGGAAATCGCAGTAAGCTGCGGCAGgcaacagcaccgccgcgacggaccacagcagagacagagacggCATTCGACGCTGGCACCCAGACACGTCACGGCTccggtgtgcagcagcagcagcaacagcaggcggaagaagagaaaagccACCAGTATCGTATCTGCCGCCGAATCGGTGGCCGTCCCATGCGTGATGCCGTGGAGTTGCAGGAGATCTCGTACTTCTTCGATGACTTTGAGGTGCGCGAAGAATGCGTCACGTTAAGCCTCCCCATACAGCCAGtcgacgccaccgcagcaagaggcgccgctgtcgggCCTGGCGGATCGACGGACCGACCCGCTATTTTCGAGTCGAGGCACAcctgcaacggcagcagcctTGTAGCGGACCCGGATGTCTCGCGACCCTTTTCGTGCGTGGCCTCAGTGTGGGTGAAGCTACCCGTCATCGCAGCCGTGCTGCGCACCTGGGGCCTGCACCTGCTTTCAAACCCCGAATTCGCGCAGCCGACAGCGCTGTTCTTGCAGAGGTACGCCGGCATCGCACCTGCCTTGCAGCCTACCGTCCTCGGTAGCTTCTGCAACGATGGTGACACACCAAGCGAAGAGGTCGACGATGACGTCGACTACCTCTTCTTCGAAAGCGGCGACGCGAGCTTCAcggcgccgcctgctgccgccgacgAAGCCACTCATCCGCAGCCCGCGCCGCGGATTCCAGAGTTTAATCGCTTTTATGCGTCCATGCCCAGCACTTCTTCATCCACAACGGGCGATCCCCACGCCAGCCACCCCAGCACCGAGGCACGAGTTCAACGGCGGCAGTCGGAGGACAGGGATGTGCCGCACGTGTCATGCTCGCCTGCCAAAATgcacaagagcagcagcacagccctGGATGTGCATGACGCCAGCGGGGCAGTCGCGGAGAAGCAATCGCTCAAGAAGCCGAGCGAGGAGACTCATGACTCGCTTGGCCTCAAGAATCACAGCCAGGACACATTGAAGGACGAAGCAATGCACTTGGCGGACAGCGTGAATAGCTGCTGGACAGTGCCGGGGGGGACGTCGGGCGGCGGTCGGCAACATAGCAGCGTTTCGAGCTCCATCGATACGCAGGACAACAAGCACGTCGTCGCCAGGCCATCAGGCGCTGCCAGGGAAAGTAGCAAGCGCACGCTGCGGACATCGCGGTGCAGATCAGGGTCTAACAAGGCCGGGCGCAAGCGCGCGGCTAACCTGAGATCGGTCAGCACCTACCCCGTTACGCAGTGCAACTCACCGCACTCTCCTGGGACTGGCACACGACCACAATCACGCCGCAACGACCCGGACGGCGAGCGGGGTAGCCAGTCGTCGGCGTCCTCTTGCTCATCCCCCAGCTCCCCAACCGTAACGAAGGAAGGCACGAATGACTACCAGGGAAACCTGAGCAGCTTGCtgaccagctgctgcaacacgCCATGCCTGCACGGAAATCCATCGCCCCAGTCTGCGTACCAGAAACTTCTGGGCAAGCGCCTGAGGGGGTCCACCGGTGCCCCGTCGCCTTCGTCGCCAGCGGAAAGCGGTAAAAAGGCGATCGTGTCACACGTGCCGACGACACCGCTGCTCACTGAGGCTGGCCGCTTTGCCATGCCGCTATCTCTGCGCGCTTTAAacgctgaggaggagcttGCTCCTATCGCGGTGACCAGGGCCGAGTCGAGTCCCATGGCCACCACGGTGAGCCCGGCGAGCACGGCGACTGCCGTGGCTTCAGGCAAGGCGGCGGGGCGGCACGTCTCCAAGGTAAGCCTCTACTCGTCGCACTCCCCCAAAGAGCCCCAGACGTGCCTCACCACGGCGAACAGCAGCGGGAACAACGGAAGCGCAGAGACTCCATCGGCGCATGCAGGCAAGACCACGGTCACGCCATCAACAGAATTGAAGACGgtagcacgagcagcagtgaaGGTGCCCGCCaagcggctgccgccgcggaaaggaggaagggtggCAACACGGGCAAGAACAACCGCAACGCTGACGGCCACGACAACGAAGGGAGTCACCTCTGCTGAACCCCCCGTCATTATGACCACTAAACTCAAAGGTGCTATGACCACTTCAACGCGCGGAAAGGTGGCAAGGGCCGGGAAGATGGAACCGGTGCTGGTCAAGCAGGCGCAGACATCCGTCACGCATTCCGTGGCGACTGTGGAGCCTGCGTACCAGCTTCTGCTATCGCCCGTTACGAGCTTGTCCACCAGAGAAATCGTGGTGAATAGCGCCAAGGCCTCGAGTGGGTTGCACGCAAcagaagacgaagaagaagagctgtGGCGCATGGTCATGCTAGAGGTAAAggcccagcagcaggagctcgaGGATCTGCGTCAAGCATGCCGCGACGCCGAGGACGTGGGGAAGCAACGGCAAGACATGCTTCGCCTCCTCAACCGAAttctgctgccgcacacCTCCCCGCAGGAGCTCGactgcgtgctgctgtactTGAGGACGGCCCTCTACGAGCCAGAGGACATTCCGCATGGCCGCCTTTTCCTGCCACAGCCGAGCTGGCTACCGATGCTGGCCGCCATCTGGACAGCCCCGGCAAATCGAATTCGAACGGTGGAAATCGCAGCGGAGTTGACGTGGTTAGATATCCCACGTCTCGGTCTCGTTGCCGGCCTGCTGTACCACCAGTATGCGTCTGGGCCTCTGGAGGAACTGATAATAAGGGCCGACAAGCTGCTCGGATCCCCTCAGGAAACCGCCATGCTGCCGAAAAACTACAGCAGTGACGCGGACCTCGTGGACGACACGGCGGTACGGCCGAAAAAGTTTCGCCTGCTGACCGGCCGCTTCCGCAAGTCCAGGCGCAGCACGGGCAAAGGCAACAGCGCCGGCGTCGACCGAAGTAGTAATAGTACTTTGCACTTCACGACGGAGCTGGATCAGGTGACCAGCGGCTTTCCCCCGGGGTGTCCACCGTTCATCATCACACCCGAGGAGGCCCGCGACacgctgtggctgctgctgtgctccgTGGCGGCAAACACGACAGCTCCGACGTTCCGCATGGTGCTTCGCGGGCTGCCAGCGGGTGAAGTCAGCGGTGCTGGCCGCGTTCGCCACCACGCCAAAGCCCGCACCCCCTCCACGCGTCTCGCTTCCTTGTTTTCCGGGGCGGCCGCACGCTTCCGCCACGAAGACGGCGACACGCAACTCCTACTCAAGTCCCGCTCCATGCTGCTGGACAACTTCGTTGTTTGCCCAggctcgccgctgctgaccgGCCGAGACGCTCACAGCCACGTGCGGCAGTcggacagcagcggcgttggcgccAACGTGACGCACAATAGCACCGCCTACGACGAAGGTCAGTTGTGCTACACCAACGGCTCTGTACGGCTAGATGAGGATGAGACTGCGGCGTCGTCCTCCATATCAGCGCAAAGGACAGGAAACGTGTCTCTGCAGAACTCGCCCGTTTTGGCCATGTCCTTAACCACAGCAACGATGGGTGGCATCGGCGAGGCGGCATGCTTGCCAGACCAGCACGGGTGCGACCCAAACAACACCTTCACAGCTGTTCGCCCTATCGTGACGCCTACCCAATGCACTGGTGAGATGTCAGCAGGTGTAGTAAATGGCGGAGGAAGCGACGGTTTCATTCGAGCGGTTGAGGCCGTGCAGACGCACCAGCATAgcgtgcagctccaccgcgcgTGGATGCGCAACGGCAACTGTGTAGAGGAGCGGCCTTTCTACCAGTTGCtggtgcaccgccgcggtgcgGCCGAGGgaaccacagcagcggcccaAAACGACCCCAACGGCGCGGCGAGCAAACCGACACTGTGGAGCGCCTACCCTAACATCCCATGTCACCACCCTCCTCACAGCGGCACGCGCTTCGATGGGGAACCTGACGGACAGCAGTCTCTGCAAGAAGCCGTTAGTCAGTCGGCCACGCTCGCGACGGCTACATCGGAGGCGccgtcacagcagcggcagagctcACCATCGCCCTCTCCACCACACCATTTCCCTTGCAGTGACTTCGTTCATGGGCTGCGCACAGCGGCGGATGAACAAGTGGCTCTGCagagcgaggcggccgcgctgcgcgagcgggCCGGCGACATCTGGGAGGCACTGCGCAAGTCTGTCAAGCATCACAATGAGCTTCAGATGGAAACACATCAGAAGACGATGAAGCGGAATGGCGGCAGTGGGTCACCTTCATCACCGCCCCCGCCACCGGTGCGGCAAATTGTGCTGGAGTACTAG
- a CDS encoding hypothetical protein (TriTrypDB/GeneDB-style sysID: LpmP.16.1240) has product MGIQIPWLFVCVSTVPVFMIYTKTKRMDAREMHEIQMRIKYHSEYWKKGNVFVKEFQDKVATQVMRTADPLVGKDIASISAKELAAAENPARARRWLVF; this is encoded by the coding sequence ATGGGCATTCAGATCCCGTGGTTGTTCGTGTGCGTCAGCACCGTGCCGGTCTTCATGATCTACACGAAAACAAAGCGTATGGATGCTCGCGAGATGCACGAGATTCAGATGCGCATCAAGTACCACTCCGAGTACTGGAAGAAGGGCAACGTCTTCGTGAAGGAATTCCAGGACAAGGTTGCCACCCAGGTGATGCGCACCGCTGATCCGCTTGTGGGGAAGGACATTGCTAGCATCTCTGCCAAGGAGCTGGCCGCCGCGGAGAATCCAGCGCGTGCACGACGATGGCTTGTCTTTTAA